Genomic DNA from Solanum dulcamara chromosome 4, daSolDulc1.2, whole genome shotgun sequence:
AAATTTGCATATAATGGTTCATCAAGAACTTCCATGTCATTTCTCTGTAACACAAGAAAATACTCTTATGCCAAAAGGCATGTACCGCGGTATAATAAGTCTATCAAAATAACACTATATATGCTTTTTAATCAAACAAAGATAGAAGTGTCGACTGTCGAGACAGCTTAGGATTCTTAACCATCTAATCAAGCAAATAGAAATTACTCTTgacattttatatttttctagcaAGTGTAACTTTTCAGTAGTAGGAGCATTATTTTCGCTGGAAAGTATATTCACAGGGAATCAGGATTATCAAATAGGCATTCCAAAGAGCAATTATTTGCTTTTGCAGTGTTTTTTTCCAAACCCCACTTCCATCATCCTCCTTTTGAAAGGGAATGGGGATTTGAGAAGCATCATTATATCAAGACTCATTATCATAAATCATCATAGTGTAAGATAAAGTCAACGAATTCAAGAAATAGAAGAATCCCATGATTTTTCAAGAACCAACATTTATTGAACAACCCCATCTCACACAAGGAAATCTCTGATGGTAAGCCAAAGAATACTCCTCACCTGGGCAAAAGAGTACATGAGGCTGGTGCTTAAGGACCTGGGTGCAGACCAAGAATGGATCACCTCAATTTCTTCTCCCATTATTCAAGAATTGCACAACTTGCTTTTGTGACTTTGAGATATGCTATCCTAGCTACTAAAAGTTTCTTGAATTTAgtaccaccaacaacaacataataGATTAGTTGGTGAAGTAGACAAGGAAAGGATAACGACAATTAGTACTAGTACTATGTCCTTACCCAAAAAGGAAGTCGTAATTAGTTTAATTTGTCTAAAAGATCAGCTtagtgcactaaagctccttTATGTGCAGGAATTTTGACGAATTCATTCTGCAACCTGgaaagggcctgaccacaataTCTATTGTATACAGTCTtatcttgcatttctgtcagacACTGTTACCAAAGAAGTCGTAATTAGATTAATCTTCTTTAAATAGGAGAAATTGACAATGCATAGTCCTTATCGGCAAATTTTCAAACACGCCAGCCGTGGGGGTTCTTTTATAGTAAAAAAGTCGTTTGGTTGAGAACAAGGATCTCTAATAAGTTATTTTGAGATaaaggtattttattttatatatatatatatatatatatatatatatatatatatatatatatatatatatatatattaacttaTTTCATTGCTAAGATATAAATAGTGGGATAAATAATTGTAAGACGGCCTAATACTTTCAATCAAATATAGTATAAAATAACATTTTATTATACCTTATATCACAAACCAAATGACTCCTTAGATTTTTGCTTTACATAAGAGATGAATATTTATACTTCTTCCTTTTAAGTTTTACGCTATTGAAGGGAAAAATGGAACCCCATTAAtccaatatatattttttgtacttATACTACAATAATATATAGCCAGTGAAATTGATTTAAGGAGGATAGGGTGTACACATATTTTATTACTAGTTTATAGAGATATCGAGCTTGTTTCTAAAAGACTTTTGGCTCAAATGCATCAAACtcaagtaaaagaagaagaaaataatagataaaGCATAGTTATTAATAAAAAAGCAATGTAAAGACTACAAGAgagaacaataacaacaacaaaatagtgtgaTATCAAAATACAATAAACAATATATGGCAAAAACTATAAGGATATGACTAGTCCTAAGACAAACATTAAATCTTCGCAAGACAAGACAACATTCTacccctactaaccttctattcTAATAGGTGGCCTCCATTCCTTCCGCTCTAAAGTCACGTACTCAATAATATGAAGTTGCGCCAtgttgtctaatcacctctcttcaatactttttcggtctacctTTATTCTTTCGTATACCCACTACAACCAGCCTCTAGCACCTCCTCATTGAGCGTCATTAATTCTATAATATAgtaagtttaaatattttagttattattcTCTTTTTCCTACCACgcatcataattttaaaaattataaaataacctATAATAATGTAAATTAAAAAAGCTTGAGACGTattgtaatataaatttaaatagaaaaaataagtgTGCTTCTTCCATTATTCGAACGTGACTAATCGAAAGAATAAACTAATGGGCGTGGATTTGGACATTTGGTATATACAAAATTatcgaatttaaatttaaaaggattggtttttgatttttggtacaaaatattttaattttttatgaaattcaATACTGAAACACATAAGTAGCACATATAACACATAATAAGATTATAAACATGTCATATTTGACATCCACACCAAAAAATTGGCCCATCTCATTAACATTAACACCAATTTATTAAATCAATTAGAGATATCAAAATAGGTAATATTATTCTCTAATGTTGCTTTATGAATCTCAATGAAATATTATGATAAtgagaaattaaattaaatcttTAAATTGTCTTTAATTTTTTCCCTCAATGTGAAAGATCAGTCAAGATTTAGATAATTGTATTCAATTCAATTACAATTTCTTTTGGTATAGTttcctaatttatttatttatttatttcagaacatatatataataatacaaTTTAAAAGTTCATAAATGACCGCAGATGATTTTCCTCTAACTTATATTCGAAATGTTCAAAAAAGACTTCTATTGGTTTAGTATTGTCCAGTATATGTTTAatcttttaaagaaaaaaaaattatttctcgATCCATGTTgaaattatcaaattaaaaggagaaaaattaaatcatgttagatttaataaaatattggtTATCACCTTCCAGAATTAGAATACCGAAACAGAAATATAAAAGCATATCCAACCGACCGACGCAACTCAGAAAGTTGCTTAGCGACGTTACGTATTACATTTGTTGTATAAATAAATCTAATTATCTCAATTAATTGTTTTTGTTTCACACTAAATTTGCAAGATGCTTTAATACTTATATTATCGTTATAGATAGCTATTTGATACTCCCTTTGTCtctatttacttgtcaaatattttctaattaattttttttttttacttgtcaattttgataaattaagaaaaaataatttttttcttcttattatacccttaatttattaacattgaattaatgtctttgaaaaatgtaatgagtaaatatgtttaaaattttatcaattaataggggtaaaataCTAAATTTACTATAGCAACCATTATTTTCTTGATAGGtgtgtcaaatcaaaatttaacaagtaaaaagggtgGAGGGAGTAAGTGAATAGAACACTTATACAGAAAACTATTTACAATTGCTTACTTTCATATGTCCCTTGTTTTTTACAGCGTTTACTACTTGATTCCATTAGAACATATATCAAGATGAAGAAACACTGGTTCAGTGAATATAACAAATGGGTAATAGGATACATAGTTTAGGCATAGTATTCAATTTAGATAAATAGTTTAGATTGAATCCAATTTAAATAATACTTTGTTTAATGAGTCCAATTTATATAGTTTCCCATTAGATAATGTCAGATGCTGTCAAGTAATGATTAAAGTAGTAGTATAGACCGTTTGATAATAGCTTTCacgagtttgagtcattgaatCTTTTTAAATAGACAGTATTTCATTCTCATAGTAGCATTTTTCCGGAAATTTGATTTTACAAAGTTATTTTATAAGAGATATTCTTATTTTCCACGAGATcgttttattttattcaatttgTGAGTAAGCACTAGAAACGATTCAATTTGTAAGTAACCACTAGCGGTTGTACTAAGCCAGTGGCTATTGTCTAGTGCTGAGCAGGTGCTTGTTGAAATGTTTCTTCGAAATTGAAGTATTACTTTGCTTCTTATAATGATATTCTTTGGTTTACTTTTGAGAACGTTAAAtgaatatgcattagtacattcaTTATCTACTTGTTAAACTGTATATTTAGATGAACTTTCTCCAAATTATTCACTTTCAGGCAAAAATTGTGCAGGAGTCATTTAACTTGGACATAAAGGATTTGCAAGGAGAGAATTTGGGGTAAGCAGGAAGCTTTAATTAAAGGTTCAACAAGCTGTCAAATgcctttgaaaatttaatgtCAAGGCCATAAAGAGAAGTCAACATGGACCTTGAACCATTCAAATTAGACATTGAGGAGCTTATAAATGAGTTTGCCAAGGGTGGATCTCCTACTTTTGCAGAAATGAAGAGAGTGTGGATTTCTAAAAAGTTCTCCTATATTTTCGAGGCTAGTCCATCTAAAGATCAGGCATGTTTTATACAATCACTCTATGCATACTGCACTGGTTACATGGTGTCGTACTCATTCTCTTTTAAGTAAACTAGGTGGACTGTATTGCCTATATTGCCTTTATGACATACAGACATTCAAGCCTCCTTTCAAGATTTATATATCTCTGGGAGAGTTGAAGAATCTTAGAAATCTTGTCACTGAGGCAAACGCCAGAGATGTTAAACTAGTCCCAGCTCTAGTCAAACGTATGCTAGATAGGAACATGTTTCTTTTGGGGTTTGTGGATGTAAATGAAAGCTCCGCAGTGAGGAGATTAGATGAACTGACAGAAATACAAAATGCAAGTATCCAAATAGTGTGCAAAAAGTTATTTGCAAATAGTTGGATTGAGCACTTCAACTTCACCCACATGGATATGAGGTTGGAGCTTGAGGTGGATTTGCTCAAGAAAAAATCGGCAGATTATGCAAGGGGCAAAGATCTAGCTATTAAAAGGACTAGAGACATGGTGGATGTAGAAAATGTAAAGCACATAACAGAGGAACAGACGTTGATAGGAGACTTACCGAAAAACTCAGAAGGAATTAGTTTATCAAAAAATAGGCATTCGTCATCAGCCTGATAAAGACTCAGTTGACGTTGTCCAAGAAGAGCAGGATAAGTTCTCCCTACAAGAAGTAGCTGAAGAGCTGGATGGCAATGAAGACTTCAGTAAGGAACTTGAAGAAGTCTTATTGTCTGTGCAGAACGACTCTGACTTTGAAGAATAAGGCAGAACTTGTATTAACTATGTTGTACTTAGAAAATGGCAAAGTTGGCTTCCGCtgtttctttaaaaaaaaggttGTTATCAGGTTTGTTATGGCTATTCACTGACCGTTGCCTACAACAGAAagcaagattgcatttttttcttctatctAATAAGAAGCAACTAAAATGAATCATGAAAGGTAAAGAAACACTGATAACTCATAGTGGAAACAATTAGAAGTACTAATAGTGAGCAGCATGCTGGAAGGAAGTGTTACATCTTGTGAAATTAATGACTGACTCTTGATTTCCCTTCTGCCTTCTTCCGAGATGCTGCACTACTGCTCTTACTAGTTCTCCCATCTTGATTTTGCTGCTGAAATATCCTTAAAATAAATCTGTCAATTATTTTGTTGTACGACTGGTTCCATCTTTCTGAGAACAGAAGTGGTAGAAAGATGCTCCCAACACCACCAACAAATCCCAGTGTAACGCTTACATAAGTCTCTGTCCTTGAAATGAATTTGTCCTCTTCAACTTCTGGCTCTGAAGGTGTCACTGCTGAATGATTTTTGCAACTGTTCAGCGGAAACCCACATAGCCCCTTGTTTCCTGCAAAAGAACTTTCTCCAAATGTTTGAAGTTGGTTGCCTCGTGGAATCATTCCAACCAATTCATTGTATGATAAATTTATGAAGGAAAGAAATGTGAGGCTAGCAAGCTTTTCTGGGATATTGCCACCTAACTTGTTGAATGATAGGTCCAGTGATCCCAATTGCTTCAAATTTCCAACTGCTGGAGGGATTTGACCCGTGAGATTGTTGTGTGAAATATTGAGAAGATAAAGTGATTTGAGATCTCCAACTGTCTCTGGTATATTCCCCACAAAATTGTTACTTGAAAAATCAATGGAggtgaagaagagaaagatctTTGTCTGTGTAACATAATGTCCTTTAAGAGAAAGAGTGACTCTGTCCTGATAGTATATTGGCCTAACAGATTGAGACTCATAATGCAAGATATCAGAGCGTGAATGTGTTAAAGATGGGTCAGCCATCATTGCTTTTAGCTCCAAGAATGAACCTCGGGGAAGAACACCCCCTAAATTGTTGGAAGATAGGTCCATGATTTGAAGAGCGGTCCAGTTGGAACTCACTCGTGAGCAATGAATGTTCCCATGGAAACCATTGAACCGTAATACAAGTACATGAAGATCTGACATGTTCCTCAACCATCAGGGGAAAGTATCCGTGATCTTGTTGTTTCCAAGATTTAATACCTTTAACTTTGTGCAGTTGGACAAAGAACGAGGAAGCAGACCTGTTAAGTGATTCTGACTGAGGTCAAGGCTCTGTAACTCACAATCATAAGAAAAATTTTCAGGTATATTTCCTATGAGATTGTTCTTTCCCAGGTTCAGTACTTTCAGTGTGCTGCTTTTTTCTGCTAAACATGGTGGTATTATGCCATTCAAACTGTTGTTAGACAAGTCAAGTACTTCAAGATAGCTGGATTTGCATATCAAAGAAGGGATACTACCGATAACTTTGTTGTTCGCAATTGAGAGGAACTTAGCAGTTACTAGATAATTGCCAAAGTCAGGCGGAAAAGTAGCAAAGTTATTGCTGGAGAAGTCAATATAAGCAGCTGCACTTGGTGGTAATGGAATAACCCCAGTGAGCAGATTTGAATGCAGATCAAGGAAATTCAGATAGCCAAATGTATAAGGTTCTTGAAGATGCGTGAATTGATTGAAAGAAAGATTCAGAAAACGGAGTAATCCATCATTGATTTCCACCAACCAGTTTGGTATTTCACCAGTAAGTTGGTTGTTTGAGAGATCTAACATTGACAACTTCGATTGGTTCTTGAGGAAGGAAATATTCTTCAGATTGCATGACGCTAACATGAAGCTATTCAGCTGGGGTAGCAAGGCAAGGTCTGATTCACTTATATTTGTGTCAACTGATAAACTGTTGTGGGACAGATGAAGACTTACAAGTTGATTGATCTTTGTGAACTTCTTCAACTGCACAGTACCGTTAAACTTGTTGGATGAGAGTGAAAGACCTAAAAGATCATGCAGCTCAAACAAAAACTCAGGTATTGGCCCTTCCAATTTGTTGGTACTCAAGTCAAGACTTAATCGTGGAGAAATCACATTTTGTAATTCAGTTATTTGGCCAGACAACTTGTTGTTGGACAGAACTAAATCTAAAAGTGAGGGTAGGTAAAACAATGATGCTGGAATGAGACCAGAAATCGAATTGTTTCTCAAGTCAAGATACTCAAGATTCTCAAGGCCTTCCCAGTCAGATGATATTCCTGTCAATTTATTATCGGCACAGTTAATGTAAGTGAGGTTTTTCGACAGcttaaaatatggaaatgaaCCCGTTAAGCTATTCCAGTGAAGATCCAGATGAACAAGATGGGTTAGATTTTCCATAGAAGATGGAATTGGACCTGTAAAATTACAAGCACTAATTTCAACATACGACAACTTCCTAAGGTTCCCTAAGGACTCGGGTAAACTTCCTGAAAATTTCGTAGCCCTAAGAACCAGGGTTTGTAGAGATCCTTTTGAAGGAAATTCAGGTAAAGAACCCCCAAGCATATCGTTTAGTGATAAGTCAATTGTCTGCAGAGTTGGTACCTGGAATATCTTCTGAGGTGCTTCTCCTATCAAGTTGCAGGAACTTAGACTCAAGACAGTTAGATTGGAGAAGTCTGCAAAGAACTCTGGAATTGGAACAGATAAATTGTTCCCATCAAGACGGATAACAGAGAGAAACTTAAGATTAGCCAGCGGATTGATACTGCCCGAAAATGATTCATCACTAAGGTCAAGACCAATAACTTGCCCTGCACCGTTGCAACTGACACCCTGCCATTTACAGCAATCATCAATCCTCGGATTCCACTTCACTAGCTTGGGGGATATTTCAGAATTATAAGTAAGGTTATTTCTCAGCTGCAGCAGCAACGTCTTCTGATCCTGAAGACATTTACTGGAATTAGCTGCACTCATTTTACAGCAGATGGAGAGTAGGTAGGATCAAGAAAAGCTGGGAAAACATTTGTTCTCTCATTTTGACTGTTCCTGCAGATCTGTAAACGTAtaaaaattgtaaaatattCGTACAAATAAACAATGGGATTCATTTGTCGATTTTAGCTGCTTTTATATTATCCTTTGCCTAACAGATCAAATATTTGCCTAATTTTAAGACAAAGTGGTGCCAAGTGCCAACCAAACATGAGTAAAATATGATGATTGTTATGAAAGTGGAAGGTGGATTGTCCACCTTATAAGTGGATTACCCACTAAACTACAACCACCAATAATttaccatttttttctttcatattgttcTACTTTccatgcctatataaaggcaCGATACAAAGAAGGAAATTGACACACAGATACAAAAACATTAATACACGGCAATTTCTCTCTGCCTTTCTTCTGTCTTTCTTTTCTCATTTCAATATATgtccttttaattattttgctaTTTACTAAGTTAAGTTatttcataacacgttatcagcacgaggctccggctaattttcaaggtaacaaaagtggtaa
This window encodes:
- the LOC129883993 gene encoding receptor-like protein 33, giving the protein MSDLHVLVLRFNGFHGNIHCSRVSSNWTALQIMDLSSNNLGGVLPRGSFLELKAMMADPSLTHSRSDILHYESQSVRPIYYQDRVTLSLKGHYVTQTKIFLFFTSIDFSSNNFVGNIPETVGDLKSLYLLNISHNNLTGQIPPAVGNLKQLGSLDLSFNKLGGNIPEKLASLTFLSFINLSYNELVGMIPRGNQLQTFGESSFAGNKGLCGFPLNSCKNHSAVTPSEPEVEEDKFISRTETYVSVTLGFVGGVGSIFLPLLFSERWNQSYNKIIDRFILRIFQQQNQDGRTSKSSSAASRKKAEGKSRVSH
- the LOC129883994 gene encoding receptor-like protein 47; this encodes MSAANSSKCLQDQKTLLLQLRNNLTYNSEISPKLVKWNPRIDDCCKWQGVSCNGAGQVIGLDLSDESFSGSINPLANLKFLSVIRLDGNNLSVPIPEFFADFSNLTVLSLSSCNLIGEAPQKIFQVPTLQTIDLSLNDMLGGSLPEFPSKGSLQTLVLRATKFSGSLPESLGNLRKLSYVEISACNFTGPIPSSMENLTHLVHLDLHWNSLTGSFPYFKLSKNLTYINCADNKLTGISSDWEGLENLEYLDLRNNSISGLIPASLFYLPSLLDLVLSNNKLSGQITELQNVISPRLSLDLSTNKLEGPIPEFLFELHDLLGLSLSSNKFNGTVQLKKFTKINQLVSLHLSHNSLSVDTNISESDLALLPQLNSFMLASCNLKNISFLKNQSKLSMLDLSNNQLTGEIPNWLVEINDGLLRFLNLSFNQFTHLQEPYTFGYLNFLDLHSNLLTGVIPLPPSAAAYIDFSSNNFATFPPDFGNYLVTAKFLSIANNKVIGSIPSLICKSSYLEVLDLSNNSLNGIIPPCLAEKSSTLKVLNLGKNNLIGNIPENFSYDCELQSLDLSQNHLTGLLPRSLSNCTKLKVLNLGNNKITDTFP